A genomic stretch from Sphingobacterium sp. ML3W includes:
- a CDS encoding Gfo/Idh/MocA family oxidoreductase: MENTKVRWGIIGCGDVTEKKSGPAFNKVKDSQLLAVMRRDATKAADYARRHQVANWYSKVEDLLDNPALNAIYIATPPSSHYDYALKALEAGKNVYVEKPVTLNADEAALLLAAVRKTSGKLVVAHYRRQLPLFLKVKELLEAGQIGAIRTVQLRLWQSRAPELVTKGAADWRTDPAISGGGYFFDLAPHQLDLMLYFFGAPISYNGFSQIQDAASDVADQTTGTIVFENQIIFNGSWCFNIRSEDNIDSCEIVGSQGKITFSIFGNSILLRSDQGEKEFVFEHPEHIQYPMIASTVAFFEGNGPNPAPIEEALTLMKIIDCFAKTK; encoded by the coding sequence ATGGAAAATACAAAGGTAAGATGGGGGATCATTGGCTGCGGTGATGTGACAGAGAAAAAGAGCGGACCGGCATTCAATAAGGTTAAAGATAGTCAATTACTTGCTGTGATGCGCAGAGACGCTACAAAAGCCGCCGATTATGCTCGGAGACACCAAGTTGCCAATTGGTATTCGAAGGTCGAGGACTTGTTGGACAATCCGGCATTGAATGCTATTTATATTGCGACTCCACCATCTTCGCATTATGACTATGCATTGAAGGCGCTAGAAGCCGGAAAGAATGTTTATGTGGAGAAACCTGTTACATTAAATGCGGATGAAGCCGCATTGTTGTTAGCGGCTGTTAGAAAAACAAGTGGCAAGCTCGTCGTTGCGCATTACCGAAGACAATTACCCTTGTTTCTCAAAGTAAAAGAATTGCTAGAGGCAGGACAGATAGGAGCTATCCGAACCGTTCAACTTCGATTATGGCAGAGCCGGGCGCCGGAATTGGTGACTAAAGGTGCAGCAGACTGGCGTACAGATCCTGCGATATCGGGTGGTGGATATTTTTTTGATCTTGCACCACATCAATTGGATCTAATGCTTTATTTCTTTGGTGCGCCTATTTCTTATAATGGATTTAGCCAAATTCAGGATGCTGCAAGTGATGTTGCTGATCAAACAACTGGTACCATAGTGTTTGAGAATCAGATCATCTTTAACGGGAGCTGGTGTTTTAATATCCGATCAGAAGATAATATAGATAGCTGTGAAATTGTAGGTAGCCAGGGAAAAATCACCTTTTCAATATTTGGCAATTCCATCTTATTAAGATCTGATCAGGGAGAAAAAGAATTCGTATTTGAGCATCCTGAGCATATACAATATCCAATGATCGCGAGTACAGTTGCCTTTTTTGAAGGTAATGGGCCAAATCCTGCTCCGATCGAGGAAGCGCTGACTCTAATGAAAATCATTGATTGTTTTGCTAAGACAAAATAA
- a CDS encoding YdeI/OmpD-associated family protein encodes MSVFKAKLELIGINPFVFVPDDVLHRLFEEAGVNKGYIPIKGMVNGKDYKQTLLRYQGAWRLYINTEILPNSPKRIGEILELSVVFDPTDRSLVPHPELEQALAENEAAKTVFDRLAPSKRKEIIRYISFLKTEDSRHKNIEKAIGFLLGNNRFIGREKP; translated from the coding sequence ATGTCGGTCTTTAAAGCCAAACTGGAACTCATAGGAATCAATCCTTTTGTTTTTGTTCCCGATGATGTATTACACCGACTCTTTGAAGAAGCTGGGGTCAACAAGGGATATATACCTATTAAAGGAATGGTAAATGGGAAAGATTACAAACAGACTTTGTTGCGTTATCAGGGAGCATGGCGATTGTATATCAATACGGAGATCTTGCCAAATTCACCTAAACGAATTGGTGAAATCTTGGAATTATCCGTTGTTTTTGATCCGACGGACCGAAGCTTGGTTCCGCACCCCGAACTTGAGCAGGCATTGGCGGAAAATGAAGCCGCCAAAACAGTCTTTGATCGTTTAGCACCATCAAAAAGAAAAGAGATTATCCGTTATATTTCTTTTTTAAAGACCGAGGACAGCCGGCATAAAAATATTGAAAAAGCAATCGGATTTTTGCTTGGTAACAATCGATTTATTGGGCGTGAAAAACCCTGA
- a CDS encoding aldo/keto reductase yields the protein MPYRRCGKSGIQLPAISLGLWQNFGDIDQKEVFRQTLRTAFDNGITHFDLANNYGPPPGSAERNFGAILSSDFDGHRDELLLSTKAGYTMWDGPYGDWGSRKYLMASLHQSLKRLKLDYIDIFYHHRPDPQTPLEETMGALSDIVRQGKALYVGLSNYPADLAKKAIAILQDLRCPCLIHQPKYSMLVRTPEDGLLEVLDEEGVGMIAFSPLAQGLLTNKYLQGNIPTESRAAKEHFLKSTAITPDLITKLSALNELALQRGQSLAQMAIAWLLKDERLTSVLVGARNSEQLTDSLRSLDNLSFSTSELNQIAHILATT from the coding sequence ATGCCTTACAGGCGATGTGGAAAAAGTGGTATCCAGCTTCCGGCAATTTCCCTTGGCCTGTGGCAAAATTTTGGTGATATCGATCAGAAAGAAGTGTTTAGGCAGACCCTACGTACGGCTTTTGACAATGGTATCACACATTTTGACCTCGCCAATAATTATGGCCCACCTCCCGGTAGCGCGGAGCGAAATTTTGGCGCTATACTGAGCTCAGATTTTGATGGACATCGGGACGAACTTTTGCTGTCTACCAAAGCGGGATACACCATGTGGGATGGACCCTATGGCGATTGGGGGAGCCGTAAATATTTGATGGCAAGCCTTCATCAGAGCTTAAAACGTCTAAAACTTGACTATATTGATATTTTCTATCATCACAGGCCTGACCCGCAGACACCACTCGAAGAAACGATGGGTGCATTGAGTGATATTGTACGACAGGGGAAAGCCCTCTATGTCGGTTTATCAAACTACCCCGCGGATTTAGCAAAGAAGGCAATTGCTATATTACAGGATCTTAGATGCCCTTGTCTGATCCATCAACCGAAGTACTCGATGTTGGTACGTACCCCAGAGGATGGGTTATTGGAAGTGCTGGACGAGGAAGGGGTGGGCATGATTGCTTTCTCCCCGTTGGCGCAGGGATTACTGACCAATAAATATTTACAAGGTAATATTCCAACAGAGTCTCGGGCCGCAAAAGAACATTTTTTAAAGAGTACTGCAATTACACCCGATCTGATAACAAAATTGTCTGCTTTGAACGAACTGGCATTGCAACGCGGACAATCGCTGGCCCAAATGGCAATTGCATGGTTATTGAAAGACGAACGCCTGACCTCGGTTTTGGTCGGAGCACGAAACAGCGAACAGTTGACTGATTCGTTAAGATCGCTCGACAATTTGAGCTTTAGTACTTCGGAACTCAATCAGATAGCACATATTCTTGCTACAACTTAA
- a CDS encoding histidine kinase has product MISRFFRKFYLHIAIWIILLLLPFITYLYQPDKIADFKIYSALSHLANIIFLASNFYLLCYLVAPKYFFGRRKMLILLIALGFATYVMLNYAIVYFNPNGELAHFKKENILFVRLVVGPGIIYSLCMITSSMIFLYNEQARQKELNKQIALEKTTAELTILKLQISPHFLFNTLNNIRWLIRKQSPDSEGTIVKLSEMLRYILYEVDGPKVELFKEIDHMRNFIALQTLRLPIAGEVDLKIESTLKNRMIPPLLFIHFVENAFKYGVDSKNSPYIQFQFVDIPGGLIFKSVNKILQYTEHRPNEGIGLANVKRRLQLLYPNRHDLKIKRTADDYFEVALRLMTDED; this is encoded by the coding sequence ATGATCAGTAGATTCTTTAGAAAATTCTATTTACATATTGCGATATGGATCATTCTGCTCTTACTGCCTTTTATTACTTATCTTTATCAACCCGATAAAATCGCTGATTTTAAAATCTATTCGGCACTATCCCATCTGGCCAATATCATCTTTCTGGCAAGCAATTTTTATCTTCTTTGTTACCTCGTCGCACCGAAATATTTCTTTGGTCGCCGAAAGATGCTCATCCTATTGATTGCATTAGGCTTCGCCACATATGTCATGCTCAATTATGCAATCGTCTATTTCAATCCCAATGGGGAATTAGCTCATTTTAAAAAGGAGAATATACTATTTGTGCGACTCGTTGTAGGCCCAGGGATTATCTACTCACTTTGTATGATCACCTCGTCCATGATTTTTCTTTATAATGAACAGGCCAGACAAAAGGAACTTAATAAACAAATTGCATTAGAAAAGACAACTGCCGAACTGACTATTTTGAAACTTCAGATCAGTCCACATTTTTTATTTAATACGCTCAACAATATTCGTTGGCTGATCCGCAAACAGTCACCCGATTCCGAGGGGACAATAGTCAAGCTCTCCGAAATGCTACGCTACATCCTTTATGAAGTTGATGGGCCAAAGGTCGAACTTTTCAAAGAAATTGATCATATGCGCAATTTCATTGCTTTACAGACATTAAGGCTTCCCATTGCGGGTGAAGTTGATCTAAAAATAGAAAGCACCCTCAAGAATAGAATGATCCCACCGCTATTATTTATTCATTTTGTAGAAAATGCTTTCAAATACGGAGTAGATAGTAAAAATAGCCCATACATCCAGTTTCAATTCGTAGATATTCCGGGAGGGCTTATTTTTAAATCGGTCAATAAAATATTACAATATACTGAGCACCGGCCAAATGAAGGGATCGGATTGGCGAATGTGAAACGACGATTACAGTTGCTTTATCCCAACCGCCATGACCTCAAGATCAAAAGGACAGCAGACGACTATTTTGAAGTTGCACTCAGATTAATGACAGATGAAGATTAA
- a CDS encoding LytTR family DNA-binding domain-containing protein, with product MKIKCILIDDEPFALNLLEDDLLSFDQIEILQKFHAPVDVVDYLKNHSVDLIFLDIQMPEQLGTQFVRDLEDPPLIIFTTAYHQYAVEGFELNAVDYLLKPISKERLTAAIRKVADIMTLRNKHVVEKDHIVVHVEYKKTKIFLHEISYIEGLKDYVKIYLVDRPVPLLTRSNLRGMEKLLPTGNFLRIHNSFIVNKNRIEHCTVAKLTLPEVELPIGKKYVKNMEQFQTKGPASKDNSIR from the coding sequence ATGAAGATTAAATGTATACTCATTGACGACGAACCATTCGCTCTTAATTTGCTGGAGGACGATCTGTTGAGTTTTGACCAAATTGAAATTCTACAAAAATTTCATGCCCCTGTAGATGTTGTTGACTACCTGAAGAACCATTCGGTCGATCTCATTTTTCTGGACATCCAGATGCCGGAACAACTAGGAACACAATTTGTCAGGGATCTCGAAGATCCACCGTTAATCATATTTACAACAGCCTATCATCAATATGCTGTTGAGGGATTTGAGTTAAATGCAGTAGATTATCTTTTGAAGCCTATTTCAAAAGAACGGCTCACGGCTGCGATTCGAAAAGTAGCAGATATTATGACACTACGCAACAAACATGTTGTTGAAAAAGACCATATTGTTGTGCATGTAGAATATAAAAAAACCAAGATCTTTCTCCACGAAATCAGTTATATCGAAGGTTTAAAAGACTATGTAAAAATCTATTTGGTTGACCGGCCGGTTCCACTGCTAACCCGGAGCAATTTACGTGGTATGGAAAAATTATTGCCAACGGGGAACTTCCTCCGAATACATAATTCCTTTATCGTCAACAAAAATAGGATCGAACATTGCACAGTTGCAAAACTTACATTACCTGAAGTGGAACTGCCGATTGGCAAAAAATATGTCAAAAATATGGAGCAGTTTCAGACAAAAGGGCCAGCGAGCAAAGATAACAGCATTCGATAA
- a CDS encoding TonB-dependent receptor, with the protein MKKIIAALLLATAVASLHAQTAPSGRPSSLAVAEGKLSGQLIDLQGKPIAQASVNLLRVIHDQSTGKEREILFKSTSSLENGKFSFTALSTKDKWKLKISSVGYTAKDIAVEYGSDSKVLDKDLGAITLENDNRKLDEVTVTGRKALLEMDIDKKVYNVEKNIVAAGGTAIDVMRNMPSVQVDIDGNVKLRNAAPTIFVDGKPTTLTPDQIPADVIEKIEIITNPSAKYDASGSMAGILNIILKKNKKTGYNGMLTLGADRFGGTNFMGSLNLRQNKFNISLTGMNMRMRTNTEGDSYRESTIDGVKSTVNQDIEGKTKGTISFGRLGLDYDLSPRTTVSVAGIFVEGKFRPNENTMITTETQGNSNRISASERSFKPRGLQAGLVQKFKTEGEELTADFNYFGGTNKSNGTYTTNYLDNSGIIGSQIQKNVGSGDNKFMTVQADYVKPFKNGMKLETGVRAQINKLKNLNSNSLKARDKDDYEDISAASANYDNKNTVYAAYASLGGNLKDWVSYKVGLRVENSTYDGELINTNQKFHNKYPLSLFPSLFLSKKLTEKDQLQMSVTRRVNRPNFFQLIPFVDYTDSLNITRGNPDLVPEFTTSGELSYSRTHGKGTFLASVYYKYTTNLITRYLTQELNPITDKMDFINTYINANSSKNYGAEFTYTNNLKTWWDLTADLNFYNSKIEIDDKTPSEGMWTVFGKLNNTFNLKKNWNLQLAFEYQGKTNMPVTQNQTFGPPMNQAQSSSQGYIKPFYGIDFAIKKSFLKNQAASVTLAVNDIFRTRGNTIVSSGDGFYQEYYRLSNPQLVKLNLSYRFGKMDMNMFKKNKNQNSMEGMQMQ; encoded by the coding sequence ATGAAAAAAATTATAGCAGCACTCTTATTGGCAACCGCCGTTGCCTCATTACATGCCCAAACAGCTCCCAGTGGTCGTCCCAGCAGTTTAGCTGTCGCTGAAGGCAAACTTTCCGGTCAACTGATAGACCTTCAGGGTAAACCAATCGCACAGGCTTCTGTCAATCTACTGCGGGTGATTCATGATCAGTCTACAGGCAAAGAGCGGGAAATCTTATTCAAAAGCACGAGTTCGCTTGAAAATGGAAAATTTAGCTTTACGGCACTATCCACCAAAGACAAATGGAAGTTAAAAATAAGCTCAGTAGGTTACACCGCTAAAGATATTGCGGTCGAGTATGGATCTGATAGCAAAGTTTTGGATAAAGATCTTGGTGCTATCACATTGGAAAATGATAATCGAAAGCTAGACGAGGTAACGGTTACTGGTCGTAAAGCTTTACTTGAAATGGATATCGACAAAAAAGTATACAATGTAGAAAAGAATATTGTAGCAGCGGGTGGTACTGCCATCGATGTTATGCGCAATATGCCTTCTGTGCAAGTTGATATTGATGGAAATGTCAAGCTCCGAAATGCTGCACCGACTATTTTTGTAGATGGCAAACCGACAACACTAACGCCAGACCAAATACCTGCTGACGTGATCGAAAAGATCGAAATCATCACCAACCCTTCTGCTAAATACGATGCTTCGGGGAGTATGGCCGGAATTTTAAATATTATCCTGAAAAAGAATAAAAAAACAGGTTACAATGGTATGCTTACCCTTGGAGCAGATCGCTTTGGCGGAACCAATTTTATGGGAAGTCTCAATTTGCGTCAAAACAAATTCAATATATCCCTTACGGGAATGAATATGCGCATGCGGACGAATACCGAAGGTGATAGCTATCGGGAAAGCACAATTGATGGCGTTAAATCTACCGTTAACCAGGATATCGAAGGTAAAACCAAGGGAACGATCAGCTTTGGAAGACTCGGATTAGACTATGACCTTAGTCCGCGCACGACCGTATCTGTTGCCGGAATCTTTGTCGAAGGCAAATTTCGCCCCAATGAAAACACGATGATAACGACGGAAACGCAAGGCAATAGCAATAGAATTTCAGCGTCCGAACGTAGTTTCAAACCTAGAGGTTTACAGGCGGGCCTTGTTCAGAAATTCAAAACCGAGGGCGAGGAATTGACCGCGGACTTCAATTATTTCGGCGGAACAAACAAATCTAATGGCACTTACACCACCAATTATTTAGATAACAGTGGAATCATTGGTTCACAGATCCAAAAGAACGTTGGATCTGGCGACAATAAATTTATGACTGTACAGGCAGATTATGTTAAACCATTCAAAAATGGGATGAAACTTGAAACGGGAGTTCGCGCACAGATCAACAAGCTCAAAAACCTGAATAGCAACAGTCTTAAAGCCCGCGATAAAGATGATTATGAGGATATCAGTGCTGCGTCAGCCAATTACGACAATAAGAATACAGTCTATGCGGCTTATGCTTCACTTGGAGGCAACCTTAAAGATTGGGTATCTTATAAAGTCGGTTTACGTGTCGAGAATTCCACCTATGACGGTGAACTAATCAATACAAACCAAAAATTCCACAATAAATACCCGCTTAGTCTCTTCCCCTCCCTATTTCTGAGTAAGAAACTGACGGAGAAAGATCAACTACAGATGAGTGTCACGCGTCGTGTTAATCGTCCTAACTTCTTTCAGTTAATTCCATTTGTTGATTATACGGACAGCTTAAATATTACACGTGGTAATCCGGACCTCGTCCCAGAGTTTACAACCTCGGGCGAATTGTCTTATAGCCGAACACATGGTAAAGGGACTTTCCTGGCTTCAGTTTATTACAAATATACCACGAACCTGATCACCCGATACCTGACACAGGAGCTCAATCCCATTACGGACAAAATGGATTTCATCAACACCTATATTAATGCGAATTCCAGCAAAAACTATGGTGCAGAGTTCACCTACACCAATAATTTAAAAACATGGTGGGATCTGACAGCAGACCTAAATTTCTACAATTCAAAAATTGAAATCGATGACAAGACACCATCAGAAGGTATGTGGACCGTATTTGGAAAATTGAATAATACGTTCAATTTGAAAAAGAACTGGAACCTTCAGCTCGCATTTGAATATCAAGGAAAAACAAATATGCCGGTCACACAAAATCAAACCTTTGGTCCACCGATGAATCAGGCCCAAAGCTCCTCTCAAGGATACATTAAGCCTTTTTATGGGATCGATTTTGCCATCAAGAAGAGTTTCTTGAAAAACCAGGCCGCTTCCGTGACATTGGCGGTAAACGATATCTTTAGAACCCGCGGAAATACCATAGTATCTTCGGGTGATGGTTTCTACCAAGAGTATTATCGTCTCTCCAATCCACAGCTTGTCAAATTGAACCTATCTTATCGTTTTGGCAAAATGGACATGAACATGTTCAAGAAAAACAAAAACCAAAATTCCATGGAAGGTATGCAGATGCAATAG
- a CDS encoding HAD family hydrolase — MREAIKMVVFDMAGTTVNENNIVYKTLQQVINQIGGHQLTLTEVLEHGAGKEKLQAIKTVLKNCLNIVDDQLAEQMFQSFLQALENAYEVADIYPNSNANKLFSILKEMNILRVLNTGYDRKTAESLLKKLNWVVGRDIDALITASDVPKNRPYPDMIDLARANFAITDPTGVVKIGDSVIDIKEGQNAGCALSIGITTGAHHAEQLKSANPDYVIDDLLEIVPIIEKYNIPSQLV, encoded by the coding sequence ATGAGAGAAGCGATCAAGATGGTGGTATTTGACATGGCAGGTACTACTGTAAATGAGAATAATATAGTTTATAAGACACTTCAACAGGTGATAAATCAAATTGGGGGGCATCAACTTACATTGACAGAAGTGTTGGAGCACGGAGCTGGCAAGGAAAAGTTACAGGCCATTAAGACTGTACTAAAAAATTGCCTCAATATAGTTGACGATCAATTAGCTGAGCAGATGTTCCAATCATTTTTGCAAGCACTTGAAAATGCCTATGAAGTAGCAGACATTTATCCGAATTCGAATGCCAATAAACTTTTTTCGATTTTGAAAGAGATGAATATACTTCGGGTATTAAACACGGGATATGATCGCAAAACAGCGGAATCCCTTTTGAAAAAGCTTAATTGGGTTGTGGGACGAGATATTGATGCATTGATTACGGCATCCGATGTGCCTAAGAATAGACCATATCCAGATATGATTGATCTTGCAAGAGCAAATTTTGCAATAACAGATCCCACAGGTGTGGTGAAAATAGGGGACTCGGTTATTGATATAAAGGAAGGTCAGAACGCTGGTTGTGCTTTAAGCATTGGCATTACGACAGGTGCGCATCATGCTGAACAGCTAAAGTCAGCTAATCCGGATTATGTGATTGATGATCTACTGGAAATTGTACCAATTATAGAAAAATACAATATCCCAAGTCAGCTGGTTTAA
- a CDS encoding cyclic nucleotide-binding domain-containing protein — protein sequence MDKIKNYFDSLIAMEIEDWNIFSSMLSKAVFPKKSLILEMGKTERYLSFIEKGIVRFNIPKLDYDFTFGFAFENSFVSAYDSFLTQNASSYNLEAITDCVLWQISYDDLNIVYKTTQVGNFIGRKAIEDIFLKKMKREFTLLEDSAKTRYVNLMREQPELIKNIPLKYLASYIGIRPQSLSRIRKEIS from the coding sequence ATGGATAAAATCAAGAATTATTTTGACTCGCTCATTGCGATGGAGATCGAGGACTGGAATATTTTTTCTTCAATGCTTTCCAAAGCAGTTTTTCCGAAAAAATCATTGATCCTGGAAATGGGCAAGACGGAGCGCTATTTATCTTTTATTGAAAAGGGGATTGTTCGGTTCAATATTCCAAAATTAGATTATGATTTTACATTTGGGTTTGCCTTTGAAAACTCCTTTGTGAGCGCCTATGATTCATTCCTGACCCAAAATGCATCGTCCTATAATCTTGAAGCGATTACAGATTGTGTCTTGTGGCAGATATCTTATGATGATCTGAATATCGTGTATAAAACGACACAGGTGGGGAATTTTATCGGACGAAAGGCTATCGAAGATATCTTTTTGAAGAAAATGAAACGTGAATTTACCTTACTCGAAGATTCAGCCAAAACGAGGTATGTTAATCTGATGCGGGAACAGCCTGAGTTAATTAAAAATATCCCCCTCAAATACCTGGCATCTTATATTGGGATTAGACCACAATCGTTAAGCAGAATCCGGAAGGAAATTTCTTAA
- a CDS encoding family 16 glycosylhydrolase encodes MKKYISLAAAQMLSVLLLSAQTAKSDALLRLLGTRSWIRLDMKDGKNDLSGTKLFWSKTHRKPAVANAVLAEGTKRYYIQQVDPETTYYVWVESAAGKPLAQGKSYTAKSWTLDDAELEEEKRNPSSAVVPVGMEIFWQDEFNDQLLNRNKWTSNYFSSLNYLNEKSKQEMLQDQLPQPAYTLDGSAINLYVNDSIPKRIFTEGGNQKISSIQTYDWKTNENLLDNSKGGYFEVKVRRNRQGNPKGTNTAFWFDSPGPDIRYYLQEGAEVDGIKGIRPKGQLFEIDVFEYITAQFVIHGHVDAKGVFQRNLATHIAEGYEHVGQWVTHGVLWAPTSIKHYINGDLIKEYNNKNQIYSPNHFMNVFLGAYGSEGGVNMEVDYIRAYNWPLRDGNELPNPDFEGKAGLQPWEGEGTIEQGLGEKGSKALVLAQGKKIEQYIYLDPEQQFNLTYWGRGGSITVAADDVKVVTGELSNLKQKTLELGKKGKKHEINFVTGQEIKPNKKIVRITFTNTGKETISLDNITVKKK; translated from the coding sequence GTGAAAAAATATATATCACTGGCGGCAGCTCAAATGTTGTCGGTTCTATTATTGTCAGCGCAAACGGCCAAGTCAGATGCACTATTACGATTGTTGGGAACAAGAAGTTGGATACGACTTGATATGAAAGATGGAAAGAACGATCTTTCGGGTACCAAGCTGTTCTGGTCAAAGACGCATAGGAAGCCTGCTGTTGCCAATGCGGTACTGGCGGAGGGCACCAAACGCTATTATATCCAGCAGGTTGATCCAGAGACAACGTATTATGTTTGGGTGGAATCTGCAGCTGGCAAGCCTTTGGCGCAAGGGAAATCCTATACCGCTAAAAGTTGGACGTTGGATGACGCCGAACTCGAGGAAGAGAAAAGAAATCCAAGTTCAGCTGTTGTTCCTGTCGGTATGGAAATTTTTTGGCAGGACGAGTTTAATGATCAACTTTTAAACCGGAATAAATGGACCAGCAATTATTTCTCCTCATTGAATTATCTAAATGAAAAATCAAAGCAGGAAATGTTGCAGGATCAATTACCCCAGCCGGCCTATACGCTCGACGGATCCGCAATAAACCTCTATGTGAACGATAGCATCCCAAAGCGAATCTTTACAGAAGGTGGAAACCAAAAGATTTCGTCCATTCAGACCTATGACTGGAAAACGAATGAAAACCTATTGGACAATAGTAAAGGTGGTTATTTTGAGGTAAAAGTACGCCGCAATCGTCAAGGTAACCCGAAAGGAACAAATACTGCATTTTGGTTCGATTCACCAGGGCCAGATATTCGTTACTATCTTCAAGAGGGGGCAGAGGTTGATGGAATAAAAGGAATACGCCCAAAAGGCCAATTGTTTGAAATAGATGTGTTTGAATATATCACGGCTCAATTTGTCATCCACGGACATGTTGATGCGAAAGGTGTATTTCAACGTAATCTTGCTACACATATTGCCGAAGGCTATGAGCATGTAGGCCAGTGGGTTACCCATGGTGTGTTGTGGGCTCCAACAAGTATTAAGCATTATATCAATGGTGATTTAATTAAAGAATACAACAATAAGAATCAAATCTATTCACCCAACCATTTTATGAATGTGTTTTTGGGCGCATACGGTTCCGAAGGTGGGGTGAATATGGAGGTCGATTATATCCGTGCCTATAACTGGCCTTTGCGTGATGGAAATGAGCTCCCTAATCCCGATTTTGAGGGAAAAGCTGGTCTTCAGCCCTGGGAAGGTGAGGGGACGATCGAGCAAGGTTTAGGTGAAAAGGGTAGTAAGGCTCTTGTACTTGCTCAAGGGAAAAAGATAGAACAATACATTTATCTGGACCCGGAGCAACAATTTAACCTTACGTATTGGGGTAGAGGTGGCAGTATAACCGTAGCAGCAGACGATGTGAAGGTTGTGACCGGAGAACTGTCGAACCTAAAGCAAAAGACGCTGGAGTTGGGTAAGAAAGGTAAAAAGCACGAAATTAATTTTGTGACTGGTCAGGAAATCAAGCCAAATAAAAAAATAGTGCGAATAACCTTTACAAACACAGGTAAAGAGACCATATCTTTAGATAATATCACAGTAAAGAAGAAATAA